The Dietzia sp. ANT_WB102 region CAGCTGGCCATGAGCGCGATCGGCCAGAGCGATGTCCGCATGACTACCCTGCAAAGCGCCATGGTGGCGGCGACCGTCTCCAACGGCGGCGTCCGCATGGAGCCGCAGCTGATCAAGTCACTGACCGCGCCCGACCTTTCCGTCGTCCAGGGTTTCACTCCGCGCGACGCCGCTCGGGCCCTCACCGACGAGCAGGCCGGCACCCTCACCGAGATGATGATCGGGGCCGAGCAGCACGCCGGCGGCGGTCTGCCGGGAGTCACCATCGCCTCCAAGACCGGCACGGCCGAGCACGGCGTTGACTCCTCCGAGTCCATCCCCTACACCTGGTACATCGCGTTCGTCCCCGGCCGCGACATCGCGGTGTCCGTCGCGATCGAGTCCGGTCCCGGCATTGATCGCGGTACCGTCGGCGCCACCTACGCCGCCCCCATCGGCCGCGAGGTCCTGGGCGCGCTGCTGGGGGGAGCACAGTGAGTCTGACTTCCGGCGCGGTCCTGTCCGACCGTTACCGCCTGCTGCGTCTCATCGCCACCGGCGGCATGGGTCAGGTGTGGGAGGCCGCCGACACGGTCCTCGACCGGCACGTCGCCGTGAAAGTGCTCAAGGCGGAGTACTCCTCCGACCCCGAATTCGTCGAGCGCTTCCGTTCCGAGGCCAAGGTCACCGCGAGGATCTCCCACCCCGGGATCGCCACCGTCTACGACTACGGACAGATCGACGACCCCGCCTCCGGCAGTCCACTGTCCTACCTGGTCATGGAACTCGTGGTGGGCGAGCCGCTCTCGGACGTCCTCGCCCGCGAGGGGACGCTGCCGATGCGGCACACGCTGGACATGCTCGAGCAGACCGGCCGCGCACTCAACGCCGCCCACGCCATCGGACTGGTCCACCGGGACGTCAAGCCGGGCAACATCCTCATCACGCCCGCGGGGCAGGTCAAGCTCACCGATTTCGGGATCGCCAAATCGATGGGAGCATCCGCCGTCACACAGACGGGGATGGTCGTGGGTACTGCCCAGTACATCGCCCCCGAACAGGCCATGGGTCACGAGACCTCCCCCGCCGGCGACGTGTATTCGCTGGGCGTCGTGGGCTATGAGTGCCTGGCCGGGAGGCGGCCGTTCGTCGCCGATTCGCCGGTATCCATCGCGATGATGCACGTGCGGGAGACCCCGCCACCGCTGCCCGACGCCGTGCCCGAGCCAGTCCGCCGAGTTCTCACCGAGGCCATGTCCAAGGCCCCCGAGCAGCGGTACCCGGACGGTGAGGCGTTCGCGGAAGCGATCGCTGACATCCGCGCCGGCCGCGACCCGCGCCCCCCGGCCGCGTTCATCGCGGCCGCCGGCGCCGCAGCGGGTGCGGCGGCTGCGGGCGCGACCGCTGCGACCACCGTTCTGCCTGAGGACGGCCCGAGTGGCGTGTACCGGGCGAGTGGCGCACCCGAGCCCACGCGCGCCTTCACCCGCGCACACCCCGGCACCCCGGGGCAGCCACGCACGCAGGGGCAACGGCCACAGCAGACTCGACCCGGCCCTGCGCCGGCCACCACGCGCCGCCAGCCCGCCCCGCCGGTCACCTCCGGGCCCCCGCGGCGCCGTGGGGGACCCGGTTGCGCGGGGTGGTTCCTGGTGGTCTTCGTGCTGGTCGCGATCGTGGCGGTCGCGGCCGCCATCGCGCTGTCCAATGCCGGTGTCTTCGGCTCGGGCGGGCTCTTCGGTCGCACCACGAGCACACCGACGCCGCCCACCACCCCGGCGACGACCATCACGACGCAGGCCCCCGCCCCGGCGCCCGCGCCGCAACCAACCCCCACCCCGACGCCGTCACCCGAGCCGTCGCCGTCGCCGACCGCGGCGCCGCCGGCCCCGGACCTGCAGGACATGCTGGACTCGCTCACCTCAGAGTTCAGCTCGCTGCTTCCACCCCAGGAGCAGCAGGGACAGCCGGGGCAGAACCAAGGTCAGGCGCAGCGTCAGAGCCAACCGCAGGCGTGGGGCCCCGCCGGCGACACCGTCCCCGCCCGCGGGGGAGGTGACCGCGGATGACCACTCCATCGATTCTGGCGGGCCGGTACGAGGTCGGTGAGCCACTCGGTTACGGCGGCATGTCCGAGGTTCGTCGGGGACGCGACACTGTCCTCGGCCGGGACGTGGCGATCAAGATCATGCGTCCGGAACTGGCGCGAGACGAGACCTTCTACCAGCGCTTCCGCCGGGAAGCGCAGAACTCGGCGTCGCTCAACCATCCGTCGATCGTGGCGATCTACGACCAGGGCGAGGAACGTACTGCCGACGGTGCGCTGCCCTACATCGTCATGGAACTAGTCGAGGGCGACACCCTTCGCGACATCGTCAAGATGGACGGCCCCATGGAGGTCGAGCGCGCTCTGGGTGTGATGGCCGACGTGTGCGGTGCCCTGGACTTCTCACACAAAAAGGGCATCGTCCACCGCGACGTCAAGCCAGCGAACATCATGATCACCCGCGAAGGTGCGGTCAAGGTCATGGACTTCGGCATCGCCCGGGCCATCAGCGATTCCAGCTCGACCCTCACCAACACCTCGTCGGTCCTCGGCACCGCCCAGTACCTCAGTCCGGAACAGGCGCGCGGGGAGACCGTCGACGCCCGTTCCGACCTGTACTCCGCGGGATGTGTGCTCTACGAGATGGTCGTCGGAGCGCCGCCCTTCACCGGCGAGTCTCCTGTCGCTGTGGCGTATCAACACGTCCGCGAGTCGCCGGCGCCACCGTCGTCGGTGAACCCGGAGGTGAGCCGCTACGTGGATGCGGTGGTCATGCAGGCGATGGCCAAGAATCCGCATAACCGATACAACACCGCCGGGGAGATGCGGACCGATCTGATCACCGTTCTCACCGGTGGTCGCCCTACGGCGCCCCTGGTGATGTCCGATGACGAGCTCGACGACGACCTGAGGCCGGACGCCCCCCACGGTTTCACCGGCGCGGGGTACGGAACCGGCCCATCCCAGTGGTCCCCGTCGGATGCACTCACCGAGGCCCACGCCCTACCGGCGCTGTCCGGCGGCGCCGCCGACTCGGGTGCCGGTGCTGTGGACGCCTCCGGTCCTACTTCTCATCGCGGCGACCCCTCCCGCCGCGACGGTCGGCGCAGGCCGCGGGCGGTGGCCATCGCGCTGGCCGCGCTGCTGGTGCTGGGCGGTATCGCGGCCGTGTCCATGTGGGCGACGACCTCCGACAATGGCGGCGGGACCGCGCTGGCGCAGGAGGTCACGATCCCCGAGGTCGCCCAGCGGCCGGTGGCGGACGTCGTCGACGAACTCACCTCGATCGGGCTCAAGCCTGTGCAGACCGCGGAGCCGCACCTCCAGATACCTGAGGGCCATGTGATCTCGTCCGACCCGATCGCCGGCAAGCGCCTGACGGTGGGCTCGGAGATCACCCTTGTGGTCTCGACGGGGAAACCGATCCTCTCGGTCCCCAATGTGATGGGGATGTCCCCGGGCGACGCCCGGTCGGCCTTGGAGGAGGCCGGATTCCAGGTGGTCCCAGAGAACGCGACGCGCCCGTCGACGTCCGAGGACCAGGACAAGGTCGTCGACACCGACCCGGGGCCCGGTGCACAGGTGCCCTCAGACCGTCCGGTCCGGTTGACGGTGGGCTCCGGGCCCGAGCAGATCGCGGTGCCCAACGTGGTGGGCCAGTCCGCTGATCCGGCACGCGCGGCGCTCGAGGCGGCGGGCTTCCGCGTCGACACCCTCCGAGTGGACGGCACCGCGCCGGAGGGCCAGGTGGTGAACCAGTCCACCTCCGGTGGCCAGACACAGCTCAAGGGCGCGACCATCACGCTCCAGATCTCGGCCGGTAACCGGTTCGACATGCCCAACCTCGTCGGCGACACCGTCGAGGGGGCTCTTGAGAAGCTCGAACGGGCCGGGTGGCGTGGCGACCGCGGACAGCTCCTGGAGCTGCCGCAGAACGACCCCGACCTCACCCGAGTGGGCCGGATTTTCTCGCAACAACCGCCGGTAGGCGAGGCCGGCGTCAATGATCAGGTCATGGTCCGGGTGATCCGCTTCGGACTCGTCCCCGGTCCGGGCTGACCGGCGCTCCGCGCGTCAGGCCAGGGCTGCACCGCGCGCACGGTCGAGGTCGGATTCCAACCGCGCGACCAGCGTCTCCGACGGTCGCTCGCCGCACATTCCCAGCCAGTTGGCGAGCATGCGGTGGCCGCCATCGCTCATCACCGACTCGGGGTGGAATTGCACGCCATGGATCGGCATATCGCGATGACGCATAGCCATGACCAGGCCGGACCCGGTCCACGCAGTGGGCACCAGGGTGTCGGGGATCGTCTCCGGCACCACCGTGAGGGAGTGATATCGCGTAGCCGTGAACGGGCTGGGAATCCCGGCGAGCACACCCGAGTCGTCGTGGGTGACCTGGCTGGTCTTGCCGTGCATGAGTTCGGCGGCCCGGTCGACGGTCGCGCCGAACGCCTCGCCGATCGCCTGATGGCCCAGACACACACCCAGCACGGGGATGCCTGCGCGCCCACATACCCCGATGAGCGGGATCGTGGCCCCCGCCCGGTCCGGCGTTCCCGGACCGGGGCTGAGCAGGACGCCGTCGTAGCCGCTGACCACGCGTTCCAGTCCGACCGGGTCGTAGCCGCCGTCAGGGCCGGCGAGCCTGGGGTCGTCGTTCCTCCACACGTCGCACGTCGCGCCCAACTGGCCCAGGTACTGGACGAGGTTGTAGACGAAGCTGTCGTAGTTGTCGACGACGAGGATGCGCATAAACGCAGCGTACTGCGGTCGGACCGGTGAACGTCCGGGGTGGTCTTGGTAGAGTGGCCCTGACATCCCCCACCAGTTCGAGGACTCCATGCCCAAGTCAAAGGTCCGGTCCAAGACCGAGTTCACCGATGCGGCTGTCAGCCGCACCCCCGTCAAGGTCAAGGGAACCCCGACGGCGCGGTGGTACCTGGTGGTCATGTTCGCGTTGATGATCCTGGGTCTGCTCTGGTTGGTGACCTACTACATCGCCGGAGAGCGCATCCCGTTCATGCAGTCCCTCGAGACGTGGCAGAACTTCGCCATCGGTTTCGGGCTCGCGGTTGTGGGCCTTCTCATGACCATGAACTGGCGCTAACCCCTCTCCCACAGACGGTTTCCGACTCTTCCACAGGGTTATCCACAGGTCACCCCCCGCCCGACGCGGGGGGTGACCTGCATTTTCTCCCCTCATACCTCATATGCGCAGGTCAAGTGCCTCATTGCAACTGAGGCGCAGGCGTTGGTCCGGCTGTTCCACACCCCTCACACGCTGTGGACAACTCCCTCCACACTGGGGATAAACCCTTGGTGACAACAATGGGGACGACGCCGCAGGTCGGGCCCGCTCCCAGTCGAACGCCAATCGAACTCCACCCGTGTTATTCATCCACAGTGTGGATAGAGCCTGTGGATAAGGGAGGATGGGCAGCATGAGTGGTGACGCCGTATCGGGGGCCGGGGCCCGCGCCGCGTCATGGTCACCGGGTGCCCTGTGGCCGGCCGTTCAGATCGCGGCGGGGATAGCGCTGGTCGCGGTCGGGTTACAGCGGCAGGACCCTCTCGCCATGCTGCTCACCGGCCTGGCGGCACTGTTCCTCATCCCCGCGGGCACATCTCAGCTACTGCGGCGGCCTCGACTCGAGGTGGTGGACGGCCAGCTGGCGATCAAGAAGCTCGGACGCGTGGTCTTCGTCCCGAAGTCCGCAGTAGTGGAGGTCCGTGCGCTTGGGGTAGCCCGATGGGGTGCGCGACAGCAACTGATGCGGCTGGAATACACCGACGAGCGGGGACGCGAACAGCTGGACGTGTACACCCGTCTCGACCTGGGGACTGATCCGAGAGATGTCGTCGCGGCGTTGCACCGTCTGGGGTTCGGGGCGGTCGACCGTCCCTCGTGAGTGCCCGGCCGTGGACGCTGCCGCCCGCCTGCCGACGGGTATCGGCACGGGCGGGCGGTACGGGCGGGCGGTGTGTGGGCGTCAGCGGGTGACGAGGAATCCGAACGTCATGGTGTCCGCGGCGTACCAGCCAGCGGCACCGACCAGTCCCACGAGGACGACGAAGCCGACCCACGACACGGTCTCGCGGCCCACGCGGCCCACGCGCTGGGGCATCCGGCGCGGCACCACCACCAGCGCGACGGCAGCAACGGCACCGACCGCGAGCCCGCCGAGATGGGCCGCCAGCGAAATACCGGGTACGAGGAAGCTCACGCCCACGTTGAGGACGAGCAACAGTCCGATCCCCTTGACGTCGAGACGCATCGACATCGCCACGATTGCGTACGCCCCCATCAGGCCGAAGATCGCACCGGATGCGCCGGCCGTGAGCGCGTTCTGGCTGTAGAACATCACAGCCACCGACCCGCCGAGCGCCGAGCCCAGGTAGAGGGCGAGGAAACGGGCGTGCCCGATACTGCGCTCGATCCCCAGTCCGAGGATCCACAGCATGTACATGTTCAGCACCAGGTGCATCGGGCCGAAGTGCTGGAACGCCGAGGTGAGCAGCCGCCACCACTCGTCCCTGGCCGCCACCATCGGCGGGAAGAGCGCCGTGGACTCGAACAACGGCGAGGCGTTGTTGGCCAGGAAGCTTCGTGCCTGCACAACGGTCGTGGCGTAGACGGCAAGGTTGGCGGTGATGATCCACGCCGTGACCGGCTGGAGGCGGAAAAAGCGCGCGACCGCGCCACCTCGATGGGTCTGGATGCTCATGTCTCCCGGCTATTCATGCTGCGTCGGTCGTGCTGCCGATAGAGTCGTGCTGCCGATAGACCTGCGGCGCGGGTCCGGGAGTCCGGAACCCGCGCCGCCGGCCGACCGGGAAGGTCAGTCAGGAGATCTCGATCGACTCGATGACGACGTCCTCGGTCGGACGGTCCATCGCGCCGGTGCGGGTGGTCGCGATGGCATCGACGACCTTGCGCGAGTCCTCGTCGGCGACCTTGCCGAAGATGGTGTGGCGGTTGTTCAGGTGCGGCGTGGGGCCGACGGTGATGAAGAACTGCGAACCGTTGGTTCCCGGGCCCGCGTTGGCCATGGCCAACAGGTAGGGCTCGGAGAACTGCAGCTCCGGATGGAATTCGTCCTTGAACTGGTAGCCCGGGCCGCCGCGGCCGGTGCCGGTGGGGTCGCCACCTTGGACCATGAAGCCGGAGATGACGCGGTGGAAGATCGAGCCGTCGTAGAACGGGCCGGACTTCTCACCCTTGGCGTTGGCCTGGGAGTACTCCTTGGAGCCGTCGGCCAGGCCGACGAAGTTCTGCACGGTCTCCGGGGCGTGGTTGCCGTACAACTCGATGACGATGTCGCCCCGGTTGGTGTGGATGGTTGCCTTCTGCGTTGCGATGCTCACGCCTCCATCCTGCCACGCAGGCGTAACCGATGTCGGCGAGGTGGCGCTCGGGGCCGGAGCTCCTGTGCCACCATCGTCACATGAGCACACGAAGCGATCGCGCCGCCGAGCGTAAGGCAGTCAAGCAGGCGGAAAAAGAGCTGAAGAAGGCACGCACAGCCGCACAGAAGGCATTCGACCTCAAGGATCCCCGTTTCCTGGGGGAGGCCGCCGTCGCCGCCACCCGCGGCCCGGTCGGACTCGCCCTCTTCGGCGCCAGCCGCGGAATGCAGGTACTGCGGGAGCGTCGCGCCGAGCAGGCGGAGTTGTTGAACGATCTGGCGGCAGACGCCCGGCAGCACGCCGAGGCACTGCGTGAACAGACCTCCGCGCTCGCCTCACCCGACCGGAAGCGGGGCGGACTGCGCCGGTTCGCGCCGCTGTGGATCGTCGGTCTCGCCGGTGGCGCGGCCGTCGCCGGCGCCACCGCCTACTTCCTGCGCGACCAAGGCTCCACCGCGCCCGCGCCCGCGCCTGCTCCCTCGCCGACCCCGACCCCGACACCGGCCCACACGCCCACCCCGGCCGAGGACGGTCCCGCCGTAACGAGCGGGACCGCCGACTCGGCCGGCTCGAAGACCGGCGAGGACCTGACGATCGACTCCGCGGATCCCGAGGGCCCCGCCGACCAGTCCGCCGAGACCTCCCCAGCCGCGGACAGCGCCACACCGGGCCCTGCGGCCGGCTCCGCGCCGCAACCCTCGGACGATCAGCCCGGGGGCGACGCCTCCGCTGACGGGACCTCGACCACCACGTGATCGACGCGGACCCGGCACTCGACGGGACCGCGCTCGATGTGGTCGCGTCGACCCTCGCCGAACTGGGTCCCCTGGACGTCCACGCGCTGTACAAACTGCGCGTGGACGTCTTCGTCGCAGAGCAGGACTGTTCGTACGCCGAAATCGACGACGTCGATGCCGACCCCGGCACCACCCACCTGCTCGCCCGGACCCCCGACGGAGGGCTCGTTGCGACACTGCGGGTGTTCGGATCGAAAGAACCCGGAGGGGTGATGCACATCGGTCGCGTCTGCACGACACCCGCGTGGCGGCGGCGGGGCGTCGCGTCGCGGATGATCCGCCGAGGGCTCGAATTGTGCGGCGACGGGCCGGTGGAGATCGGAGCCCAGTCCTACCTGGAGCGGTGGTACGAGCAGTTCGGATTCGTGCGGTGCGGCCCCGACTACCTCGATGGACGGATCCCCCATCTGCCCATGCGGCGCGACCTCCTAGGATGAGACCCGGCTCACCCCCTTCGATCTCTTCCGAGGAGAAACATGACGTCTGACGCTCCCTCCGGCTCACTGGTCAAGGCTCTCCTCCCGGAGAGCGAAATGCCGACTCACTGGTACAACATCCAAGCCGATCTTCCCGAGCCGATGGCCCCCCATCTGCATCCGGGGACCAGGGAGCCGCTCGCTCCCGAGGACCTGGCACCGCTGTTCCCGATGGCCCTCATCGAGCAGGAGGTCACGCCGGAGCGCTACATCGAGATTCCCGAGGCGGTGCAGGAGATCTACCGTCTCTGGCGTCCGTCGCCGCTGATCCGCGCCCGCCGCCTGGAGGCGGCACTCGGCACGTCGGCTCGGATCTACTACAAGTACGAAGGCACGAGCCCGGTCGGTTCCCACAAGCCGAATACTGCGGTCGCGCAGGCGTACTACAACGCCGCGGAGGGCATCACCAAGCTCACCACCGAGACCGGAGCCGGCCAATGGGGCGCCTCACTGGCGTTCGCCGGTCAGGCCTTTGGCATCGAGGTCGAGGTGTGGCAAGTCAAGGCCTCGTTCGAATCCAAGCCGTACCGCCGGATGCTCATGGAGACCTTTGGCGCGTCGGTCCACCCGAGCCCCTCCGATCTCACCGAGTCGGGCCGCGCATTCCTGGCCAAGGATCCGCAGACCCCGGGCTCGCTCGGGATGGCGGTCTCCGAGGCCGTCGAGGTGGCTGCTGGCGACCCCGAGGCCCGCTACTCGCTGGGGTCGGTGCTCAACCACGTGTGCCTGCACCAGACGGTGATCGGCGAGGAGGCCCTCAAGCAGTTGGGGATGTTCGATGAAGGCGCCCCCGACTACGTGTACGGCTGCGCCGGTGGCGGCTCCAACCTCGCCGGACTCGCGTTCCCGTTCATCCGAGAGAATCTCGCTGGCGCCCAGACCCAGATCGTCGCCGTCGAGCCCACTGCATGCCCGTCGCTGACAGAGGGCGAGTTCCGCTACGACCACGGCGACGTCGCCGGCCTGACCCCACTGATGAAGATGTACACCCTCGGTCAGGACTTCGTCCCGGACCCCATCCATTCCGGCGGCCTGCGGTACCACGGGATGGCGCCGCTGGTCAGCCACGTCAAGCACCTGGGCCTTCTCGACTCCATGGCGGTGGAACAGAAGGTCGCGTTCGCCGCGGGCATCGAATTCGCCAAGGCGGAGGGCATCGTCCCGGCGCCCGAGTCAACCCACGCCCTGGCTGGCGCCATGGCCAAGGCCCGCGAGCACACCGGCGACGCCGGCACCGGCCCGTCGATCGTGATCGGTCTGTCCGGACACGGCTTCCTCGACCTCCCGGCGTACGAGTCCTTCATCCGCGGCGAGATGGACTGACACTTCCCGACCCCCCTACGATCCACACCCTCGATCACAGGAGCCCCTTATGACCAAGACCATCGACTTCACCGACCGCGTCGCGATCATCACCGGTGCCGGGGGCGGCCTCGGCCGCGCCTACGCATTGGCCCTGGCCGAGCGTGGCGCCAAGGTCGTCGTCAACGACCTCGGTGGCGACGTCCACGGCGAAGGTGGCACACCCTCCATGGCGCAGCAGGTCGTCGACGAGATCACCGCCGCCGGTGGTGAAGCCATCGTCGACGGCAACGACATCACCGATGAGGCCGCCGTCGACTCACTCGTGTCGTCGGTGATCGAGAAGTGGGGCCGCATCGACATCCTCATCAACAACGCCGGGATTCTGCTGGACAAGTCTTTCGCCAAGATGGAGACGAGCGACTTCCGCAAGGTTCTCGAAGTGCACCTCATGGGTTCGGTCAACTGCACCAAGGCCGTGTGGCCGCACATGGCCGAAGCGGGCTACGGACGCATCCTCATGACCACCTCTACGTCCGGCATCTACGGAAACTTCGGCCAGGCCAATTACGGCGCCGCCAAATCTGGCCTCGTGGGGCTGATGAATGTCCTCGCCATCGAGGGCGACAAGAAGAACATCAAGGTCAACGCGATCGCCCCCACCGCCGCCACCCGCATGACCGAGGACCTGCTGCCGCAGCGGGTGCTGGACATCATGGGCCCCGAGACGATCGCTCCCGGCGCCCTGTTCATGGTCAGCGACGACGCCCCCACCAAGACCATCCTCGGCGCCGGCGCCGGCGTGTTCGCGGTGTCCCAGATGGTCGAGTCGCGTGGGGTGTACCTGCCCGACGAGGCCCGCACCCCCGAGGTCGTGGCCGAGCGCTGGAACGAGATCTCCGACCTCACCGACGCGCAGACCCTGACGGGCGCCTTCGAGCAGACCTCCAAGTACGCCGCGCTCGCAGCCCGCGAACTGGGCCTGCACCTGGAGAGCTGACCGTGCGACCCGCCACGGGTCCAGTCGGAGACATCGGAGTCACCTCCCCGCCTGGAGTCACCAGGTCAGGATGTGATGGCGCGCGTCTTGGGGAAACTCTGCACGCAGTGACTCCACCGACCGGGAAGCGTAGCGGGGGGCGCCACGCGGGTCACTCCTGGTCGGCGAACTGGGTCTCGTAGAGCTCCGCGTAGCGACCGCCGGCCGCGAGCAACTCCGCGTGGGTTCCTGACTCCACCACCCGGCCCGCCTCGAGCACCAGGATCCGGTCGGCGGCGCGAACGGTGGACAGCCGGTGCGCGATCACCAGTGACGTGCGGTCGGCCATCGCCTCGGTCAGCGCCTCCTGCACCGCGGACTCATTGGTGGAGTCGAGCGCACTCGTGGCCTCGTCGAGCACCACCACGGACGGCGCCGCGATGAGTAGTCGCGCGATGGTCAGACGCTGACGTTCACCACCCGAGAGTCGGTATCCGCGGTCGCCGATGACCGTGCCGAGACCGTCCGGCAGTGACCGCACCAGGTCCTCGAGCCGGGCCCGCCGCAGCGCGTCCCACACCAGGTCGTCAGATACCTCCGGCCGGGCGAAGGTGAGATTCGAGCGGATGGTGTCGTGGAAGAGGTGGCCGTCCTGGGTGACCATGCCCACCGTCCGACGGAGCGACGACGAGGTGACCTCACGCACATCGAGACCCGCCACACGCACCGCGCCGGAGTCGACGTCATAGAGGCGGGGCAGCAAGGAGGCGATGGTGGACTTGCCCGCCCCCGACGAGCCGACCAGGGCGATCATCTGACCCGGCTCGGCGCGGAAGGAGATCCCGTGGAGCACCTCCTGGCCGCCCCGGGTGTCGAGCACTGCGACCTCCTCGAGCGAGGCGAGGGACACTTTGTCCGCCGAGGGGTAGGAGAACCGGACATTGTCGAACTCGATTGCCGCCGGACCCTCGGGAACGGCGACGGCGTCGGGGGCGTCGGCGATCAGGGGCTCCAGGTCCAGGACCTCGAAGACGCGCTCGAAACTGACGATCGCCGTGACGACGTCCATCGGCGCGTTGGCGAGCGACGTCAGCGGACCGTACAGACGGGTGAGCAGTAGGGCGAGGGCCACGACGGATCCCGCATCCAGCGCACCGTTGAGGGCGAACCAGCCGCCGAGTCCGTAGACCAGTGCCAAAGCCAGCGTCGACACGAGCGTCAGCGAGTTCATGAACACGCTCATCAGCAGTGCCGTGTTGACGCCGATCCCCCGGACGCGGCCCGCCCGGGCGGCGAACTCCGCCGACTCCGTCTCGGGTCGGCCGAAGAGCTTGACCAGGGTCGCGCCGCCGGCGTTGAAGCGCTCGGTCATCTGATCGTTCATCGAGGCGTTGAGGTCCGAGGCCTCGCGACGCAGTCGCGCGAGCCGCTTGCCGACATACCGGGCCGGGAACAGGAAGATCGGCAACAGCAGGACCGACAGCACCGTGAGCTGCCAGTTGATGCCGGCCATCACCGCCAGCGTGAGCACGAGCTGCACGAGATTGGACACGACCCCGGACAGGGTGTCGGAGAACGCGCGCTGGGCGCCCATCACGTCGTTGTTGAGTCGGCTGACCAGAGCCCCTGTTCGGGTACGCATGAAGAATGCGACCGGCATGGTCTGGACGTGGTCGAATACCGCGCGGCGGAGGTCGAAGATGAGCCCCTCGCCGATCCGCGCGGACCAGAGGCGGGACACGATGTTGTTGGCCGCCTCCACGATCCCGATCACAGCGATCGCCAACGCGAGCCCCAGGACGACCTTGACCGACGAGGAGTCGACAATCGCTGTGACCACCCGGCCGGCGAGTATCGGGGTCGCCACAGCGAGGGTGGCGCCGAACACCGAGAGCACCAGAAAGAAGAGAATCCGGCGGGTATGCGGGCGGGCAAACCGGCCGATCCGGTTGAAGTTCTCGCGAGTGAAGACACTGCGATCTAGTGCGATGTTGTTGCTCTCGGCCCGCATGAGGGTCCGCATGGCGGCCTGTTGCATCGTCACGTAGTGGAGCTCCTCCCACGTCGGAGAGGGGCCCCGACGACCGTTCGGTACAACCCGGCTCGGGGCTCTCCTATTCCGGCCCACCGCCGCCGAGGCGGGTCTCGCCGTCGTCGCCCCGATCCGGTGAATGGACAAATTTAGGGTTCATGTCTAGACACGACGAAGGATTTTGTCTAATGTCAGGTGTAGCGCTGTGGCAGTCGCCACACCTTGTTGATCCGGAGGTCGACTGCGATGTCCAGCATCGAATACATCCGCCCCGCCGACGGGGCACCACACACACCCCACCACGACCACGTCACCACGGACATCGAGCCGTACCCGTGGTCCGACGCCAAGCGGTACCTGTGGCTACTCGGCCTGGTCCCGGCGATGGGACTGTTCCTGTCGATGCCGTTTGTCGCCGGTTTCAACGCCCTGGGCTGGGAGGTAGCCGCCACGGTCGCGTGGTTCCTGCTGCCGTTACTGGTCTACGTTGCGATCCCGCTCGCCGACCTCGCCGT contains the following coding sequences:
- a CDS encoding peptidylprolyl isomerase codes for the protein MSIATQKATIHTNRGDIVIELYGNHAPETVQNFVGLADGSKEYSQANAKGEKSGPFYDGSIFHRVISGFMVQGGDPTGTGRGGPGYQFKDEFHPELQFSEPYLLAMANAGPGTNGSQFFITVGPTPHLNNRHTIFGKVADEDSRKVVDAIATTRTGAMDRPTEDVVIESIEIS
- a CDS encoding PH domain-containing protein — encoded protein: MSGDAVSGAGARAASWSPGALWPAVQIAAGIALVAVGLQRQDPLAMLLTGLAALFLIPAGTSQLLRRPRLEVVDGQLAIKKLGRVVFVPKSAVVEVRALGVARWGARQQLMRLEYTDERGREQLDVYTRLDLGTDPRDVVAALHRLGFGAVDRPS
- the pknB gene encoding Stk1 family PASTA domain-containing Ser/Thr kinase; this translates as MTTPSILAGRYEVGEPLGYGGMSEVRRGRDTVLGRDVAIKIMRPELARDETFYQRFRREAQNSASLNHPSIVAIYDQGEERTADGALPYIVMELVEGDTLRDIVKMDGPMEVERALGVMADVCGALDFSHKKGIVHRDVKPANIMITREGAVKVMDFGIARAISDSSSTLTNTSSVLGTAQYLSPEQARGETVDARSDLYSAGCVLYEMVVGAPPFTGESPVAVAYQHVRESPAPPSSVNPEVSRYVDAVVMQAMAKNPHNRYNTAGEMRTDLITVLTGGRPTAPLVMSDDELDDDLRPDAPHGFTGAGYGTGPSQWSPSDALTEAHALPALSGGAADSGAGAVDASGPTSHRGDPSRRDGRRRPRAVAIALAALLVLGGIAAVSMWATTSDNGGGTALAQEVTIPEVAQRPVADVVDELTSIGLKPVQTAEPHLQIPEGHVISSDPIAGKRLTVGSEITLVVSTGKPILSVPNVMGMSPGDARSALEEAGFQVVPENATRPSTSEDQDKVVDTDPGPGAQVPSDRPVRLTVGSGPEQIAVPNVVGQSADPARAALEAAGFRVDTLRVDGTAPEGQVVNQSTSGGQTQLKGATITLQISAGNRFDMPNLVGDTVEGALEKLERAGWRGDRGQLLELPQNDPDLTRVGRIFSQQPPVGEAGVNDQVMVRVIRFGLVPGPG
- the crgA gene encoding cell division protein CrgA — its product is MPKSKVRSKTEFTDAAVSRTPVKVKGTPTARWYLVVMFALMILGLLWLVTYYIAGERIPFMQSLETWQNFAIGFGLAVVGLLMTMNWR
- a CDS encoding rhomboid family intramembrane serine protease; translation: MSIQTHRGGAVARFFRLQPVTAWIITANLAVYATTVVQARSFLANNASPLFESTALFPPMVAARDEWWRLLTSAFQHFGPMHLVLNMYMLWILGLGIERSIGHARFLALYLGSALGGSVAVMFYSQNALTAGASGAIFGLMGAYAIVAMSMRLDVKGIGLLLVLNVGVSFLVPGISLAAHLGGLAVGAVAAVALVVVPRRMPQRVGRVGRETVSWVGFVVLVGLVGAAGWYAADTMTFGFLVTR
- a CDS encoding aminodeoxychorismate/anthranilate synthase component II; translated protein: MRILVVDNYDSFVYNLVQYLGQLGATCDVWRNDDPRLAGPDGGYDPVGLERVVSGYDGVLLSPGPGTPDRAGATIPLIGVCGRAGIPVLGVCLGHQAIGEAFGATVDRAAELMHGKTSQVTHDDSGVLAGIPSPFTATRYHSLTVVPETIPDTLVPTAWTGSGLVMAMRHRDMPIHGVQFHPESVMSDGGHRMLANWLGMCGERPSETLVARLESDLDRARGAALA
- a CDS encoding serine/threonine-protein kinase is translated as MSLTSGAVLSDRYRLLRLIATGGMGQVWEAADTVLDRHVAVKVLKAEYSSDPEFVERFRSEAKVTARISHPGIATVYDYGQIDDPASGSPLSYLVMELVVGEPLSDVLAREGTLPMRHTLDMLEQTGRALNAAHAIGLVHRDVKPGNILITPAGQVKLTDFGIAKSMGASAVTQTGMVVGTAQYIAPEQAMGHETSPAGDVYSLGVVGYECLAGRRPFVADSPVSIAMMHVRETPPPLPDAVPEPVRRVLTEAMSKAPEQRYPDGEAFAEAIADIRAGRDPRPPAAFIAAAGAAAGAAAAGATAATTVLPEDGPSGVYRASGAPEPTRAFTRAHPGTPGQPRTQGQRPQQTRPGPAPATTRRQPAPPVTSGPPRRRGGPGCAGWFLVVFVLVAIVAVAAAIALSNAGVFGSGGLFGRTTSTPTPPTTPATTITTQAPAPAPAPQPTPTPTPSPEPSPSPTAAPPAPDLQDMLDSLTSEFSSLLPPQEQQGQPGQNQGQAQRQSQPQAWGPAGDTVPARGGGDRG